CGCTGGTGGGAGCGAGACACCGGACCCACCGACCTGACCAACGGGGTGCTGCTATGTCCACCGTGCCACACCCGAATGCACAACGACGGCTGGATCATCACCATCGACCAGCACGGCCGAGTCTGGTTCACCCCACCACCCCATGTCGACCCCGACCAGAAACCCCGCCTCGGCGGCACAGCACGCTACGGGTTACCCGACCTCGACGCCGCATAGAAGACAGCCGTACCGGAGACGCTTCGGCTTCGCTCAGCGACCGGGACCCGGCCATCACCATCCGTACGGCGAGCGCTTCGGCTTCGCTCAGCGACCGACACCCAACCATCCACGGGCGCGCTAGGCGCGCTACGGGCGTTCTTCGGTCGCGACCCGCTGACCGATCACGGCGGAAACGCCGTCCTGCCGCATCGACACCCCATAGAGGGCATCCGCAATTTCCATCGTGCGTTTCTGGTGTGTGATCACAATCAGCTGACTGGCCTCACGCAATGACTCGAAGATCGACAACAGCCGTCCGAGGTTCGCGTCGTCCAGCGCGGCTTCGACTTCATCCATGATGTAGAACGGGCTCGGCCGCGCTTTGAAGATCGCGATCAGCAACGCAATGGCCGCCAATGAGCGCTCACCACCGGAGAGCAGCGACAGCCGCTCGATCTTCTTGCCGGCCGGCTTCACCGAGACCTCGATACCGGTGGTCAGCATGTTCTCCGGATCGGTCAAGAAAATGCTGCCGGCGCCACCTGGGAACAAGACGGGGAACACCTCGGCGAATGCAGCCCTGGTGTCTTCGAAGGCATCCGCAAAGATCGACTCCATCTTGCCGTCGATCTCCTCGATGATCGTCAACAGATCCTTGCGCGTGTTCGTCAGATCCGTGAGCTGCTCGGTGAGGAACTTGTGCCGCTGCTCCAATGCAGCGAACTCCTCGAGCGCGAGCGGATTGACCCGGCCGAGCTGAGCGAACTTGCGCTCGGCCTTCTCAAGCCGCTTCTGCTGCTGTTCCCGATCGAACGGAATACCTGTGGGCTCGATACCGGTCTCGATACGCTCGCTGGCGCTCGCTACTCGACCACCAGATTCCGGGGCAGCATCTGGCGGGATCAGCACGTCCGGGCCGTACTCGGCGACGAGCACGTCCTCGACCAGCCCGAGTTCGCTGCCGGCGCGCTCCAGCAGGCCGGACAGATGAAGTTTCTTCTCGTAAATCTGCAGTTCCAGCCCGTGCACGCTCTCGCTGATCGCCTGCAACCGCTCCCGCAAGGCGGCCTCCTCGCGGCGCAATGCGGCCAGCTCCTGGTTCTGCTCAGCGCGCTCCGCTTCAGCGGCGGCCAGCTCGACCCTCGCCTGCGATACCGATCGATCGGCGGAGTCCAACACGGCGGGCAGCGATGCGATCACCGCGTCAGCCGCTTCGACCTGCCGGTTGCGGATAACAGCTCGCCGGGCGGCAGCCTCCGCGGCAGCCCGCTCTGCCTCCCGCTGACGCACGAGAGTGTCGCCGCGCGCCCGCTCAGCTCGCACCCTTTCCTTCGCCGTCTCGAGCGCCAGTCGCGCGTCGACCTCGCTCTCGCGGGCCGCCTCGAGTTCAGCGAACAGCGCGTCCCGCGAACTGACGTCGAGAATCGGTCGGGGTCTGGCCGCGGCGGTCTCGAGAGCGGCCTTCGCGCGATCAGCGCCACCTTCAGCATCCGCAACGGTTTCACCAGCCACGGCGAGCGCGACGCGCAGCCGCTCCGATTCAGCGGCGGATGCCTCCACCTGCACCCGAAGCCGGTTCAGCAGCTCGCTCTGCGCCGCTAGCGATGCATCAAATTCACGCAAGGATGCCAGGGCGTGCGCGGACTGCTCCTTCGCCACCTGATGGATGCCGCGCTGCTCGGCGAGCGCGAACTTCGCCCGCTCGATCAGCGAAAGCACCTCGCCATGCCGTTCCGCGGCCGCATCTCGATCTGCGACGAGTTCCAGCCTGCTGCGTTTGGCACCAGACCCGCCCCGCAGCACATACCGACTGAGCACGTCACCGGATTTGGTAATCACGCTGATGGTGCTCATGATCACGCTCGCGTCCGCCGTCTCGAGTTCCGCCCAGAACGAGCGGGCGACTTCAAGATCATCGGCGATCACCACGTGCGCCAGCAGGCCGAGTACTCCTGGTGGCGCCGTCACCACGCTCTGTCCGGCAACCAAACTGGGCGGCAGAACAACACCGTGCGGCAAGGCCATGCTCGTCCCAACCTGAGAATCGGATGCCGCCGGCCCAGGCACGTTCTCCGCCGAAGCCTCGGCCAGCAGCAACTCGACGCGGCCGAACTCGTCCGCTTGAGCACGCTCCAACGCATCGATTCCCGCATCCCGATTCTCGGCAAGCACCGCGTCTGCGAGCGTGCCCAGCGCCGCGGCAACCGCTGCTTCAAACCCCGGCTTCACCTGCACATGTTCAGCGACGAGCCCGCGGATGCCTGGCAGCCGGGCGGCGACGAGCGCACTTGACCCGTCCTTCTGATCGAGAGCAGATGATAACGCACCGGTTCGCGCAGCGAGGGCGTCGCGTTCTCGTTCAAGCGTGTGCAGATCTTCGCGGAGCCGTTCAATCTCGCCCTCGGCCTCGAATACCTGCGCCTGCGCGAGCTCGTAGGCCTCATCGAGGTCGTTTTCGCCCGCGTCGGCCAGCGCGGCCTCGGCCTCAGCCGACGCGAACTGCGCGCGCGCCGCTTCGAGCCGCTGCGTCGCTGCGTCGAGAGCGTTGCTCTGCCGCAGTACTCCGCCGCGTACGGCTGCGAGCCGGGACGCGGCGGCATCCGCCTGTCCTGAGAGTTTTGTGAGCTCAAGGTCGTGCTTGGAGACCAGAGCACTCTGCGCAGCGATCTCCTCGTCGAGCGCGTCGAGGCGCCCGCGTGCGGCCGCTGTCGCGGCGCGCGCTGCGCTCCAGGCGGCATCCGATTCACCTACGGTCTCGAGCAGCCGCGCGGCCTCCTCGCGGGCGGCATCCACCATCTGCTGGCTCACCGTCACGGCAGCGTCACCGGAATCCGCCTGCGAGCCGAGCAGGGCGAGCCTCTGGTTGGCGAGAGTGTACAGACCGCGCAATCGTTCCTGCACCGACTCGAGGCCGAACGTCGTGCGGCGTGCACCATCTACGGCATCGGACACCTGCGCCTTCTCGAGGCGGGCGATGCGCAGCTGCTTCTGTTCCAACTGTTCTTGCAGCACGATGCGTTCGCTGTGCCGCTCGCTTTCCGAGCGGTTGTGCGCGTCGAGGGCGTGCCGCAGCGACACCACCTCGTCAGCGAGCAACCTGGCCCGGGCGTCCCGCACGATCGCCGCGATCGACTGGGCCTCTCGAGCGATCTCGGCCTGGTGCCCGAGCGGTTTCAGCTGCCTGCGGATCTCACCGGCCAGGTCGCTCAGCCGCGTGAGATTGGTCTGCATCGCATCGAGCTTGCGCAGGGTCTTCTCTTTGCGCCGGCGATGCTTCAGGATGCCTGCGGCCTCTTCGATGAAACCGCGCCGCTCCTCCGGCGACGCACGCAGCACGGCATCCAGTTGTCCCTGCCCGACGATGACGTGCATCTCGCGACCGAGACCGGAGTCGCTGAGCAGCTCCTGCACATCAAGCAACCGGCAGGACTGCCCGTTGATGGCGTAGTCGCTGCCGCCGTTGCGGAACAGCGTACGGCTGATCGTCACCTCGGAGTATTCGATCGGGAGGGCGCCGTCTGCGTTGTCGATCGTGAGCGTGACCTCCGCACGGCCGAGCGGCCCGCGGAACGAGGTGCCCGCGAAGATGACGTCTTCCATCTTGCCGCCGCGCAGAGTCTTGACGCCCTGCTCGCCCATCACCCAGGCGAGTGCGTCGACGACGTTCGACTTGCCCGACCCGTTCGGGCCGACCACGCAGGTGACCCCGGGCTCGAACGCGAATGTGGTCGACTGGGCGAAGGACTTGAACCCCTTCAGGGTCAGGCTCTTCAGATGCACTCGGCGCCCTCCCCGTTCACTCCCCGCGACACTGGTTATACGGTACCGGACTCGGCCCACCCGGCCGCGCAGCCGCGCAGCGTGAAGCGCCAACGAACGATTCGTTGCCTACAGCCGGAAACCGCCGTCGCTCGTCAACACCTGCCCGACGATCCAGCGTCCCTCGTCGCTTGCGAGCCAGCCGATCAGTCTCGCGGGGTCAGTCGGTGCACCGAAGCGCCCGAGCGGCATGCCCTGCAAGCGGGCATTGAGGTCATCCAACGGTCGATCGGTCGTCTCGGCATCCAGATAGCCGGTGTTCACAGGCCCGGGATTGACTGTATTGAGGATGATCCCGCGCGTGAGCAGTTCGCTTGCGACGGTCGGCGTGACGCCGGCGAGCGCGGCTTTGCTCGCGGCATACGCGACCTCGCCGGGCATCGGCCCGTCCAGCTGCCCGGACGCCATCCAGATCACGCGTCCGGTCTCGAATTCGTCGAATGGGCCAGCGAAGGGCGGCCTCACGCCTGGCCGAGTTGGCGCGTCCGGCCGGATACCGGCACTCTGAGTCACATCCGAGAATTGCTCTGCGAATGCCCGCGTCAGCAACAGGGTCGAACGCGCGTTGACCTGCCAATGGCCGTCAAGTCGCTGCGGTGTCATATCGAAGATCGATCCGTCGCCGCCGCTTCGCGCATGATTGCAGATCAGGATCCGCAACCGGCCGACGGCGGCCACGGCGGCGACGGTCACGCGTTCCGGCGTCATCGGATCGGCCATGTCCGCGCTGATGTCCCCGAACCGCGCATCCGGATGCTGCACCGAGCGGATGCCGTCGCGCACGGCACCGAGATCATCCGCACCCCATGGCTGCCCCTCATCGTGCGCCGAATAGTGGTGAATGAACACGTTCGCACCGAGCTGTGCGAGCCGCACGGAGATCGCATAGCCGATCCCCCGCCGACGGGACACGCCCGTGACCAGTGCGGAGCGCCCGAGCAACGGATACGCGGCGTGCTCACGGGCCTCGGATACGCCGGTTTCGAACATGGTCACGACTGTAGCAAGCGGGGCACGCGCAGCCGCTGGCAGTGCGGGCAGAAGTGCGATGAGCGATTCATGAACGCCTCACGCACCATCGGCCGCCCACAGCGCGGGCACGGTTTGCCCTGCTGACCGTAGGCGTTGAGGCTGTGCGAGAAGTAACCGGATGCCCCGTTGACGTTCACATAGTGCGCGTCGAAGCTGGTGCCGCCCTCTGCGAGTGCCTTGGCAAGCACGAGCCGCACCTCAGTCAGCACCGCGCGAGCCTTTCGACTACTCAGGGATGCTGTCGGCTGAGCGAAGTGCACGCGCGCCGCCCAGAGCGCCTCATCCGCATAAATGTTGCCGATGCCGCTGATCAGCGTCTGGTCGAGCAGCGCCCGTTTGATCCCGGTGTTCTTGCGTTGAAGCGACGCGAGGAACGCGGCATCCGAAAACGCCGGATCGAGCGGATCCCGCGCGATGTGCGCGACCTGACTCGGTACGAGAGCCGCAGAGTCCCCGAATCCGCCCGGCGCGGCATCCGGAGTGTCAACGAGGCGGTCCACCGCCATCGAGCCGAAGATGCGTTGGTCGACGAAGTGCACCGCCAGTTCACCATGCTCCGGATGCTGCAACACGAGTCTGATGCGCACCGGCCCGTCATCCTCAAGTCGCGCGCCCGGCTCGCGCAGCAAAACCTGCCCGCTCATCCCCAGGTGCACCAGCAGTGCAGAAAACGACGGACTTTCGCAGCGACGCGCAGGGTGCTGCAGCGGCGCGACCGGCGTGTCACGGAAATTGTCCGTCGTTTTGTTCGCAGCGGTTGGGGCACTCACGACCGCTGAGACACCCACGACAGTTGGGGCGGCCAACGGCAACCACAGGAACTTTCCCCGGCGCACCGCCGCAGTGAACCGCTGCCCGGTCAGCCGAGCGGCGAAGTCACCTGCAGCAGGATCGTGCCGTCGCAGTGAGCGCGCATCGAACACCTCGACTGAGGAGACCGTTGCCCCGGTGATGGCCGGCGCAAGGCCCGCCCGCACGACCTCGACCTCAGGAAGTTCGGGCATTCAACTGCGTCCACGCATCGAGCGCGGCCGCCATTTCGGCGTGCTTCTTACTGCTGCCCTCGCCTGTCGCACTGATCAGTCCCGGCACTGTGACCGTCGCGCGGAAAAGCTTGTTGTGGTCGGGGCCTGTGTTGGTCACCGAATAGCTCGGTGCGGGTGCACCGTGATGTGACGCGATCTCCTGCAGACTGGTCTTCGGATCCATCGCGGCGCCGAAGCGGCTCGGGTCCTCGAGCAATGGCTCGATCAGGCGCAACACGAGTGCCGTAGCGGTCTCGCCGCCTTCGCTGATGTAGGCAGCGCCGATGATCGCCTCGACGGTGTCTGCGAGGATCGATGACTTCTCGGCGCCACCACTTTGAGACTCGCCACGACCCAGCCGAAGGTATGCCCCGAGACCGATGCCGCGCGCAACCTCGGCCAGCGCGACACTGCTGACGAGGCCCGCCCGGCGCTTCGCCAGGTCGCCCTCGTCTAATGTCGGATGCGTGCGGTACAGCATGACCGTAACGGCCTGCCCCAGAATCGAATCGCCGAGGAATTCGAGGCGCTCGTTGTTCGGGATGCCGCCGTGCTCATACGCGTATGAACGGTGGGTCAGGGCGAGGGTGAGCAACTCGGTGTCGATAGCGACCCCGAGCGTGCTTTGCAGGGTGTCCAGTTCGTTGTCGCGCTCGCGCGCTGCATCCGCCGTCGGCATCCTGCCCTCCCGATCAGACGTCGGCGACCTTGCGACCCTTGTATTCCAGGAACAGCGCGGTGCCGGCAGAATCTTCGACAACCTTCGCGCGGTGCGGCAGGCTGTAGGTGACCCTGCCGTTTTCGACGGTCTTGACGAGCGTGGGGACCTCAGCCTTCCACTGCGAACGGCGCGAGTGCGTGTTCGAGCGGGACTTCTTCCGCTTCGGTACAGCCATGTCTATTTCTCTTCTCTATTGTCAAAATCAGTGCTGTCAAAATCGGTACTGTGTAAACCGCTGTGGTTCGTGCCGGCCAGACCGGCCGCACCCTCAGAGGCGGCAAACCCCGCGAGCGCAGACCACCGTGGATCTGCGACTTCTCGCGGCGAATCATCGGGGCTGTCGGCCAGCCGCTCACCTGTCTCTGGGTCGAGACCGGGGCAATCGGGTTGGCATACCGGCTGAAACGGTAGTGCGAGTACCACCGCGTCTCTGATCAGAGGTTCAAGATCCACGTGGTCGTCGTGAACCTCCGAGTCAAAAGCTTCTCCAGAAGAATACGCGAAAAGTTCCTGAAAATCGACTTCGACCGGCAGCGCGATGTCTCGAAGGCAGCGCCCGCACTCACCGGTCGCCGTCGCAAACGTCTCAGCGGTGACCAGGATGCCCTCGTGAACGGACTCCATTCGCAGCCGGACGTCGAGCGTATCGCCCGCCTGCACCGACACCAGTCCCTCACCGAGGCGCTCGCCAAGCACGATCGTTAAATTCTGCTCGCGCATTTCGCCGGGGCGATGCATGAGGTCATGAACCCCCACAACGAACGGATTGCGATTGCTGCCGGAGTGCTGGCCGACCTTGTTGCTTGTCACCGCACAATTCTATGCGGTGAGGCTGGTGCAGATGGTGCGCCGGGACTACGCGGTGAGCCTGGCTCGCCCACGCAAGAGCTGATCCGTCTGCGGCAGCAGCGAGACCGGCAGGAAGAGTGCCCGGGCTCGCACACCGATCGGTGCGCGCGTGGCAAGGGCATTCAGTACCGCCCGTAGCTCGTCCGCCCGGTCAGGATCGATCATGCCGTGCCCCGGCCGACCGAATTCTTCGCGTTCTGTGGCTTCCAACAGTGATTCGAGCCCGGCGCTTGCGGCAGGATCGGAATCGATGAGTTCTCCGATCCTCACGGCGAATGCACGCGGCGTTTCGGTGTCAGGCACTGCGATGCGCAAATCGCGGGCACTCTGCCTCAACTCCTTCCAGGCTAGCCGCGGACTGCCCCACTCGTCGCGCAGCAGTCGCAATCGCGACCGACGCTGCCAGCGGCGCACCCCGGCAGGCAGGAGCAGCAACGCAAGGAGGAAGATGGCGACCAGAACGCTTGAGACGACAGCACCGAGTTCCTGCGCTGCGGTGGTCTGGGTCGGAACGCCGCTGAGATTCGTTTTGTCCGGGCCCGGCGCAAGTGCCCCGGGGGAACGTGACGGAACGGTCGAATTCGGCACCGACGAGGTCGCGCCGCCCGGAATCGTGTATGCAGGGAGCGAACCTCTGCTGACCGTGGGCTCGAACTGCACCCAGCCCACTCCGGAGAAGTACAGTTCTGGCCACGCGTGCAGCTCATCTGATGTGACGCCGAACAGTGTCTGCCCGTTTCGGGACCCAACAACCGTGCCGGGCAGATACCCGATGCCGATCCGAGACGGGATGCCGAGCGTGCGGGCCATGATCGCCATCGCGGATGCGAAATGCACACAATATCCGCTTTTGACCTTCAGGAACGCCGCGATGGACTGCATGCTGTCGCCGTCGTAAGAATTGTGCACGGGAGCGGTGGTCGAGTATACGAAACCGTCATTTTGGAAGTAATTCTGCAACGCCACCGCCTTTTCGTACTCGGTGGTGGCTCCCTGAGTGACCGTTGCGGCTGTTCGGGCGATGATCGACGGCGCATCGAACGGAACGAAGAGATCGTGTGCTGCGACGGTCTCTGGAATGGCACCCGTCGCATCCGCCAGCTGCTGCGCCTTCGGCTCGAGGTCGAGGCCTTCCACCCGATAGGACTGCCCCTGTGTGGTCGAGGTCACGCCGGAAACGGTGAGGTCCGTGGTGTTCCACTGCCACGATCCCTGCAGCCCCTGCACGCCGGTCGCCGGATAGGGTGCCGGGATCCACGCGCTCTCCATGTTCTGGATCTGCACGTCCGTTTCGATCTTCGTCGACGCGACACCCGCCGCCAGCCCGGGCACTGGGCCGAAATTGCCGCTTGCCGGCAGGCTCTTCGTCGATCCGTCTCTGTGACGCCAGATCGTGCCCGTGAATTGGTCCAATGCGGTCAACCGCAGATACGGCGTGGTCTTGGCCGTCGTGGTGTATGTGAAAACGGGCACAGGCGCCGGGCGGCGCAGGTCTGCTCCCAGATCGATCAGCGGGTTGACCCCCGCCCCGATCAGGATGCCGCTGCCGGCGATCCCCTGCCGCCCGATCTGCTGGAATCCGGGTGCCGTGGTCGACAGCGTCAGCGCCACAACAGTCACCGCGGCGGCCACGGACAACGACATTCCTAGTTCACCCCAGCCATTGCTGCGCCGCCGCGTGTCGACACGCAAGACGAGCAGGTATGCGGCAATGCAGGCGACCAGTGACAACGGCGAGATGCCGGTCGGCAGCAGCAGGGACGGCACGATCAACATGACAGCCATGACGATCGCGGTCAGTGCCGGACGACGCGCCGCGCACGCGATCAGGTCAAGCAGCAGAGCAGCAATCCCGGCGAACAGTGTGATCAGAAACAGAAATTCGGGCAGAGAGTCGGCGGGCACCGCTTGCTGATCGAGCGAAACGCGAGCAAGCGCAAACAATTCACCGAACCGCTGAAATGTCGCGGGGGTCGGCACGAAGGCGACGACGGAATGCCCGCCGCCGAACGACGCCGTCAGCACGGCGAGCAATTCAACGGCACCGATGATCGGCACTGCGAGCCGCGGTACGCCGAGCGTACGCAGCCCCGCAGCGCTCAGCAGAAGCAGAATAGATATCCCGGTGAAGGCGAACCACCAACTCGGGCCGTCGATCAATCCGATCATCCCTGTGCTCGCAGCCGTGGCGAGTACAACGAGGGAAGCGGTCATCCCCCACTGGCCGTCATGTACACGGGCTCGCGCCACGGTGCGCTGAAAAGTGACACTAACCATGGCGAGTGGCCTCCGAATACAGACGGGAGGCCTCTCGCCACGCCGTTTGCGGGTCATCTCCTGAGCTGACCGTGACGCAGGTGAAGCCCGCGCGCACGAGGTCATCGTCGCCGAGGCGACTCGCGCCGCCGAGCAAGAAGGCGACGGCGGGGTCGCATTGATGGCGCACAGAGGCGAGCACCGTCACATCGCTCAGTCCGCCGTCGACGAGCACGGCGAATACCGGCACGGCTTTGCCACCACGGCGCAGGCCGTCGGCGAGGATGTCGCCGGCGCTCGAGGCGTCTCGCTCACGCTGACGAGCAGACTGACCGACCTGCCGAACGGACGCGAGATTGGCCAACAGAAGCTGTTCGCCTGCTGGAAGTTCGAACGACGCCGCGGCCGAGCCGAGCACTCCGAGGCGACCCGCCCCCGTGCGCCCGGAGAACTGCACGCGTCCTGTCTCCACGACATTCACCACGAACCCCTCGTTCAACAGATGGGAACCGAGCGCCGCGACCAGGGTGACAGCCTGTTCGAATGCGGCGTTACGCGAGTGATGACGCGTGACGTGCCGGTCGGTGCGGGCCGCGCGGCGGGTGTCGAACAGAATCCAGGCGTTCGGGTCACTGCGCTGCTCTTCTTGGCGCACCATGAGTTTGTCGTGCCGGGCAGTCGCGCGCCAGTGCACTCGGCGCAACGGGTCACCTGTGCGATATTCGCGCGCGATCAACTCGTCTGCACTCGGAATGCTATGCCGCAACAGCTCGTATTCGGTGCCTTCGGTGGTGGCGGTGTCCAGCTCGCCGTGGGCAAGTGGAACAACACGCGGGGTGACCAGCAGGGGTCGTTCACCGCCGACCGCATACTCGGCGCGAGCAAGCCCGAACGGATCAAGGCGGGCCAGGAGCACGGGGCCGACCTCGTACACCCCGCGATGCTGGGTGCGGATGCGATAGTGCAGCGTGGCCGTGTCCGGCCGGTTCCTGGTGGGCAGCCCGTGCTCGGCAAGCCACGGTAAGGGGGCTGGCCCCGGCGCACTCAAGCCCGTGCCGACCATGTCGCGCCAGCGCATCGGCGACGGTGAGCGGGAGCCGTGATTGCGCACGGTCAGTGTCGCCTGAGCTTCCTCACCCGTCGCGACGATTTCAGGCGAGAAGGAGCGCGAAACGCTCAGCCACGGGCGATCGAGCACGAGCGCCAGCATTGCGGCTGGAGGGAGCACTGTCAGCACCAGCCCCACGAAAAGCAGGTCGACACGGCCCAACCACACGGCGCCGATGAACGCAAGGATTCCAGCTGTCTCCAGCGCCCACCCGCGCAAGGTGGGCCGCGGGCGCGTCACCCGCGGCATCCGCTCGCGCGCCCCGGACATGGTTCAGCTCGTCGAACTCGGCACAGGGGTCGCCGCAACGATCCGCTCGATGATCTCTGCGATCAGCGGCGCACTTTCGTGGTGCTGGCCCATTGCCCGGCTGGTGGGCAACAGGCGATGGCCCAGCACGGGCACAGCAAGGATGTCGATGTCGTCGGGCAACACGAAGTCGCGTCCGTCCAACGCAGCGCGCGCCTTTGCGGCGCGCACGAGCTGCAAGGTCGCACGCGGGCTGGCTCCGAGCCGCAATTCGCCATCCTGTCGAGTGGCCCTGGCAATATCGACCGCGTAGCGTTTGACGGCGACGGATGCGAACACCCGACGCGCAGTGGCCATCATCGCACGCAACCGGTCGACTGTGACAACAGCACCGATACGCGACAGCGGGCTCGACGTGTCCCGCCCGTGCAACATGTCCATCTCGGCTTCTTCGTCTGGATAGCCCATCGCGATCCGTGCCATAAACCGGTCGCGTTGAGCCTCGGGCAGGGCGTAAGTGCCTTCCATCTCGATGGGGTTCTGGGTTGCTACCACGATGAACGGGCTGGACAGCGGATAGGTCGATCCATCAACGGTGACCTGGCGCTCCTCCATGCACTCCAGCAGCGCCGATTGAGTCTTCGGGCTGGCCCGATTGATTTCGTCGCCGATGACGATGTTGGCGAACACGGCACCCGGTTTGAACTCGAAGCGCCGCTCGGCCTGGTTGTACACCGACACGCCTGTGACGTCGCTGGGCAGCAGATCGGGGGTGAACTGGATGCGGCTGACCGAGCAATCGACCGACTTCGCGAGAGACTTCGCGAGCATCGTCTTTCCGACGCCGGGCACATCTT
The Rathayibacter sp. SW19 DNA segment above includes these coding regions:
- a CDS encoding AAA family ATPase codes for the protein MNSFPTRQPTDSSVAPEAETGEMELAELQRAAGQIAVNVESVIDGKHEAVQTALTVLLAEGHLLIEDVPGVGKTMLAKSLAKSVDCSVSRIQFTPDLLPSDVTGVSVYNQAERRFEFKPGAVFANIVIGDEINRASPKTQSALLECMEERQVTVDGSTYPLSSPFIVVATQNPIEMEGTYALPEAQRDRFMARIAMGYPDEEAEMDMLHGRDTSSPLSRIGAVVTVDRLRAMMATARRVFASVAVKRYAVDIARATRQDGELRLGASPRATLQLVRAAKARAALDGRDFVLPDDIDILAVPVLGHRLLPTSRAMGQHHESAPLIAEIIERIVAATPVPSSTS
- a CDS encoding DUF58 domain-containing protein, whose translation is MSGARERMPRVTRPRPTLRGWALETAGILAFIGAVWLGRVDLLFVGLVLTVLPPAAMLALVLDRPWLSVSRSFSPEIVATGEEAQATLTVRNHGSRSPSPMRWRDMVGTGLSAPGPAPLPWLAEHGLPTRNRPDTATLHYRIRTQHRGVYEVGPVLLARLDPFGLARAEYAVGGERPLLVTPRVVPLAHGELDTATTEGTEYELLRHSIPSADELIAREYRTGDPLRRVHWRATARHDKLMVRQEEQRSDPNAWILFDTRRAARTDRHVTRHHSRNAAFEQAVTLVAALGSHLLNEGFVVNVVETGRVQFSGRTGAGRLGVLGSAAASFELPAGEQLLLANLASVRQVGQSARQRERDASSAGDILADGLRRGGKAVPVFAVLVDGGLSDVTVLASVRHQCDPAVAFLLGGASRLGDDDLVRAGFTCVTVSSGDDPQTAWREASRLYSEATRHG